The following proteins are encoded in a genomic region of Takifugu flavidus isolate HTHZ2018 chromosome 3, ASM371156v2, whole genome shotgun sequence:
- the shtn2 gene encoding shootin-1 isoform X4 produces MWRAVSFRSEGSKNIVTRMWMLDEESVIVESDGAGEFSSEDEGDIQSAILEMQREEANQRLRELEEASSQLLREIDMLEIQFQIERSCRESAEALAVKMSKENRVLKRASRALMPLIPELSEDPAALTSDTETEPAVNCETLNGSEESGDDDEQLLLSQAKIAELQTIVDGLLTDKLLLEQQIENLTKEGVELRQQLVLQVEEKEAIMTEMNKQSRNMSKIKRVSQLVTQEFTEMSQELELQRGLRQHAEDVAHQLMHKATQEQGSDVDLELRRALEQVSIIGTALRDIQRHYQDQQGTPSRCGRDENGVLSEVQSLKDQLETCEEQREDLERQLAQANMAVTQLQGEVRELQDKVNEGDKDDEPGNRSVPLPPPPPPPPPATTVTNSVPVLRKKARKAEPHTPDTRANAVEEMMERIKKSIVLKPVCRKQDQGGENRKSAIMELKGMLDKMKHQPLRREATRRGTVRNVEEAELLRVLRRRRRVMEDNWEPNAPTEGSELEPVGSLARAGESSSTPVLRRLRQNREKRNSRLRASALIISQAD; encoded by the exons ATGTGGAGGGCTGTGTCATTTCGTTCAGAAGGGAGTAAGAACATCGTCACCAGGATGTGGATGCTGGATGAGGAGAGTGTGATTGTCG AGTCTGACGGAGCGGGCGAGTTTTCCTCCGAAGATGAAGGAGACATTCAG AGTGCGATCCTGGAAATGCAGAGGGAGGAAGCCAATCAGAGGCTGAGGGAATTAGAGGAAG CCTCCAGTCAGCTCTTGAGAGAGATCGATATGCTGGAGATCCAGTTTCAGATCGAGCGCTCCTGCAGGGAGAGCGCGGAGGCGCTGGCCGTCAAA ATGAGCAAAGAGAACAGGGTCCTGAAGAGGGCGAGCCGCGCCCTGATGCCGCTCATCCCCGAGCTGTCCGAAGACCCCgcggctctgacctctgacaccgAGACGGAGCCAGCGGTTAATTGCGAGACGCTCAACGGCTCCGAGGAGAGCGGCGACGACgatgagcagctgctgctgagtcaGGCCAAGATCGCCG AGCTGCAAACAATTGTAGATGGCCTGCTAACTgacaagctgctgctggagcaacaAATAGAGAATCTGACCAAAGAAGGGGTCGAACtcagacagcag CTAGTCCTTCAggtggaagagaaagaggccataATGACTGAGATGaacaaacagagcaggaacatgAGTAAAATTAAACGAG TTTCCCAGCTCGTCACACAGGAGTTCACCGAGATGTCTCAGGAGCTGGAGCTTCAGAGGGGCCTCAGGCAGCACGCCGAAGACGTCGCCCACCAG CTGATGCACAAGGCCACCCAGGAGCAGGGCTCAGACGTGGACCTGGAGCTGCGGCGGGCGCTGGAGCAGGTCTCGATTATCGGCACGGCCCTCCGCGATATACAGCGCCATTATCAGGACCAG CAGGGGACGCCATCCCGGTGTGGACGAGACGAGAATGGCGTCCTGTCTGAGGTACAGAGCCTGAAAGACCAGCTGGAGACGTGCGAGGAGCAAAGGGAAGACTTGGAAAGGCAGTTGGCTCAGGCCAACATGGCTGTCACACAGCTTCAGGGAGAAG TGAGAGAGCTGCAAGACAAAGTGAATGAGGGGGACAAAGATGACGAGCCCGGGAACAGATccgtgcccctccccccacccccacctcctccacctccagccacTACTGTCACCAA CTCTGTTCCTGTCCTGAGGAAGAAAGCCAGGAAAGCCGAGCCACACA CGCCTGACACCAGGGCAAACGCAGTGGAAGAAATGATggagagaatcaagaaaagcaTCGTCTTGAAGCCCGTCTGCAGAAAACAG GACCAGGGAGGCGAAAACAGGAAATCGGCCATCATGGAGCTGAAGGGAATGCTG GACAAGATGAAACACCAGCCCCTCCGAAGAGAGGCGACGAGGAGGGGAACGGTCCGGAAtgtggaggaggcggagctcctGCGGGTTcttcggaggaggaggagagttaTGGAAGACAATTGGGAGCCGAACGCCCCGACGG AGGGTTCAGAGTTGGAGCCAGTGGGAAGTTTGGCGCGGGCGGGcgagagcagcagcaccccTGTGCTCCGGAGGCTGAGGCAGAACAGGGAGAAAAGGAACTCCCGCCTCCGAGCGTCGGCGCTGATCATCAGTCAGGCCGACTGA
- the shtn2 gene encoding shootin-1 isoform X1 — protein sequence MWRAVSFRSEGSKNIVTRMWMLDEESVIVESDGAGEFSSEDEGDIQSAILEMQREEANQRLRELEEASSQLLREIDMLEIQFQIERSCRESAEALAVKMSKENRVLKRASRALMPLIPELSEDPAALTSDTETEPAVNCETLNGSEESGDDDEQLLLSQAKIAELQTIVDGLLTDKLLLEQQIENLTKEGVELRQQLVLQVEEKEAIMTEMNKQSRNMSKIKRVSQLVTQEFTEMSQELELQRGLRQHAEDVAHQLMHKATQEQGSDVDLELRRALEQVSIIGTALRDIQRHYQDQQGTPSRCGRDENGVLSEVQSLKDQLETCEEQREDLERQLAQANMAVTQLQGEVRELQDKVNEGDKDDEPGNRSVPLPPPPPPPPPATTVTNSVPVLRKKARKAEPHNPSAPDTRANAVEEMMERIKKSIVLKPVCRKQDDDSSWTDQGGENRKSAIMELKGMLDKMKHQPLRREATRRGTVRNVEEAELLRVLRRRRRVMEDNWEPNAPTEGSELEPVGSLARAGESSSTPVLRRLRQNREKRNSRLRASALIISQAD from the exons ATGTGGAGGGCTGTGTCATTTCGTTCAGAAGGGAGTAAGAACATCGTCACCAGGATGTGGATGCTGGATGAGGAGAGTGTGATTGTCG AGTCTGACGGAGCGGGCGAGTTTTCCTCCGAAGATGAAGGAGACATTCAG AGTGCGATCCTGGAAATGCAGAGGGAGGAAGCCAATCAGAGGCTGAGGGAATTAGAGGAAG CCTCCAGTCAGCTCTTGAGAGAGATCGATATGCTGGAGATCCAGTTTCAGATCGAGCGCTCCTGCAGGGAGAGCGCGGAGGCGCTGGCCGTCAAA ATGAGCAAAGAGAACAGGGTCCTGAAGAGGGCGAGCCGCGCCCTGATGCCGCTCATCCCCGAGCTGTCCGAAGACCCCgcggctctgacctctgacaccgAGACGGAGCCAGCGGTTAATTGCGAGACGCTCAACGGCTCCGAGGAGAGCGGCGACGACgatgagcagctgctgctgagtcaGGCCAAGATCGCCG AGCTGCAAACAATTGTAGATGGCCTGCTAACTgacaagctgctgctggagcaacaAATAGAGAATCTGACCAAAGAAGGGGTCGAACtcagacagcag CTAGTCCTTCAggtggaagagaaagaggccataATGACTGAGATGaacaaacagagcaggaacatgAGTAAAATTAAACGAG TTTCCCAGCTCGTCACACAGGAGTTCACCGAGATGTCTCAGGAGCTGGAGCTTCAGAGGGGCCTCAGGCAGCACGCCGAAGACGTCGCCCACCAG CTGATGCACAAGGCCACCCAGGAGCAGGGCTCAGACGTGGACCTGGAGCTGCGGCGGGCGCTGGAGCAGGTCTCGATTATCGGCACGGCCCTCCGCGATATACAGCGCCATTATCAGGACCAG CAGGGGACGCCATCCCGGTGTGGACGAGACGAGAATGGCGTCCTGTCTGAGGTACAGAGCCTGAAAGACCAGCTGGAGACGTGCGAGGAGCAAAGGGAAGACTTGGAAAGGCAGTTGGCTCAGGCCAACATGGCTGTCACACAGCTTCAGGGAGAAG TGAGAGAGCTGCAAGACAAAGTGAATGAGGGGGACAAAGATGACGAGCCCGGGAACAGATccgtgcccctccccccacccccacctcctccacctccagccacTACTGTCACCAA CTCTGTTCCTGTCCTGAGGAAGAAAGCCAGGAAAGCCGAGCCACACA ATCCCTCAGCGCCTGACACCAGGGCAAACGCAGTGGAAGAAATGATggagagaatcaagaaaagcaTCGTCTTGAAGCCCGTCTGCAGAAAACAG GATGACGACAGCTCCTGGACG GACCAGGGAGGCGAAAACAGGAAATCGGCCATCATGGAGCTGAAGGGAATGCTG GACAAGATGAAACACCAGCCCCTCCGAAGAGAGGCGACGAGGAGGGGAACGGTCCGGAAtgtggaggaggcggagctcctGCGGGTTcttcggaggaggaggagagttaTGGAAGACAATTGGGAGCCGAACGCCCCGACGG AGGGTTCAGAGTTGGAGCCAGTGGGAAGTTTGGCGCGGGCGGGcgagagcagcagcaccccTGTGCTCCGGAGGCTGAGGCAGAACAGGGAGAAAAGGAACTCCCGCCTCCGAGCGTCGGCGCTGATCATCAGTCAGGCCGACTGA
- the shtn2 gene encoding shootin-1 isoform X2: MWRAVSFRSEGSKNIVTRMWMLDEESVIVESDGAGEFSSEDEGDIQSAILEMQREEANQRLRELEEASSQLLREIDMLEIQFQIERSCRESAEALAVKMSKENRVLKRASRALMPLIPELSEDPAALTSDTETEPAVNCETLNGSEESGDDDEQLLLSQAKIAELQTIVDGLLTDKLLLEQQIENLTKEGVELRQQLVLQVEEKEAIMTEMNKQSRNMSKIKRVSQLVTQEFTEMSQELELQRGLRQHAEDVAHQLMHKATQEQGSDVDLELRRALEQVSIIGTALRDIQRHYQDQGTPSRCGRDENGVLSEVQSLKDQLETCEEQREDLERQLAQANMAVTQLQGEVRELQDKVNEGDKDDEPGNRSVPLPPPPPPPPPATTVTNSVPVLRKKARKAEPHNPSAPDTRANAVEEMMERIKKSIVLKPVCRKQDDDSSWTDQGGENRKSAIMELKGMLDKMKHQPLRREATRRGTVRNVEEAELLRVLRRRRRVMEDNWEPNAPTEGSELEPVGSLARAGESSSTPVLRRLRQNREKRNSRLRASALIISQAD, from the exons ATGTGGAGGGCTGTGTCATTTCGTTCAGAAGGGAGTAAGAACATCGTCACCAGGATGTGGATGCTGGATGAGGAGAGTGTGATTGTCG AGTCTGACGGAGCGGGCGAGTTTTCCTCCGAAGATGAAGGAGACATTCAG AGTGCGATCCTGGAAATGCAGAGGGAGGAAGCCAATCAGAGGCTGAGGGAATTAGAGGAAG CCTCCAGTCAGCTCTTGAGAGAGATCGATATGCTGGAGATCCAGTTTCAGATCGAGCGCTCCTGCAGGGAGAGCGCGGAGGCGCTGGCCGTCAAA ATGAGCAAAGAGAACAGGGTCCTGAAGAGGGCGAGCCGCGCCCTGATGCCGCTCATCCCCGAGCTGTCCGAAGACCCCgcggctctgacctctgacaccgAGACGGAGCCAGCGGTTAATTGCGAGACGCTCAACGGCTCCGAGGAGAGCGGCGACGACgatgagcagctgctgctgagtcaGGCCAAGATCGCCG AGCTGCAAACAATTGTAGATGGCCTGCTAACTgacaagctgctgctggagcaacaAATAGAGAATCTGACCAAAGAAGGGGTCGAACtcagacagcag CTAGTCCTTCAggtggaagagaaagaggccataATGACTGAGATGaacaaacagagcaggaacatgAGTAAAATTAAACGAG TTTCCCAGCTCGTCACACAGGAGTTCACCGAGATGTCTCAGGAGCTGGAGCTTCAGAGGGGCCTCAGGCAGCACGCCGAAGACGTCGCCCACCAG CTGATGCACAAGGCCACCCAGGAGCAGGGCTCAGACGTGGACCTGGAGCTGCGGCGGGCGCTGGAGCAGGTCTCGATTATCGGCACGGCCCTCCGCGATATACAGCGCCATTATCAGGACCAG GGGACGCCATCCCGGTGTGGACGAGACGAGAATGGCGTCCTGTCTGAGGTACAGAGCCTGAAAGACCAGCTGGAGACGTGCGAGGAGCAAAGGGAAGACTTGGAAAGGCAGTTGGCTCAGGCCAACATGGCTGTCACACAGCTTCAGGGAGAAG TGAGAGAGCTGCAAGACAAAGTGAATGAGGGGGACAAAGATGACGAGCCCGGGAACAGATccgtgcccctccccccacccccacctcctccacctccagccacTACTGTCACCAA CTCTGTTCCTGTCCTGAGGAAGAAAGCCAGGAAAGCCGAGCCACACA ATCCCTCAGCGCCTGACACCAGGGCAAACGCAGTGGAAGAAATGATggagagaatcaagaaaagcaTCGTCTTGAAGCCCGTCTGCAGAAAACAG GATGACGACAGCTCCTGGACG GACCAGGGAGGCGAAAACAGGAAATCGGCCATCATGGAGCTGAAGGGAATGCTG GACAAGATGAAACACCAGCCCCTCCGAAGAGAGGCGACGAGGAGGGGAACGGTCCGGAAtgtggaggaggcggagctcctGCGGGTTcttcggaggaggaggagagttaTGGAAGACAATTGGGAGCCGAACGCCCCGACGG AGGGTTCAGAGTTGGAGCCAGTGGGAAGTTTGGCGCGGGCGGGcgagagcagcagcaccccTGTGCTCCGGAGGCTGAGGCAGAACAGGGAGAAAAGGAACTCCCGCCTCCGAGCGTCGGCGCTGATCATCAGTCAGGCCGACTGA
- the shtn2 gene encoding shootin-1 isoform X5: MWRAVSFRSEGSKNIVTRMWMLDEESVIVESDGAGEFSSEDEGDIQSAILEMQREEANQRLRELEEASSQLLREIDMLEIQFQIERSCRESAEALAVKMSKENRVLKRASRALMPLIPELSEDPAALTSDTETEPAVNCETLNGSEESGDDDEQLLLSQAKIAELQTIVDGLLTDKLLLEQQIENLTKEGVELRQQLVLQVEEKEAIMTEMNKQSRNMSKIKRVSQLVTQEFTEMSQELELQRGLRQHAEDVAHQLMHKATQEQGSDVDLELRRALEQVSIIGTALRDIQRHYQDQQGTPSRCGRDENGVLSEVQSLKDQLETCEEQREDLERQLAQANMAVTQLQGEVRELQDKVNEGDKDDEPGNRSVPLPPPPPPPPPATTVTNSVPVLRKKARKAEPHNPSAPDTRANAVEEMMERIKKSIVLKPVCRKQDDDSSWTDQGGENRKSAIMELKGMLDKMKHQPLRREATRRGTVRNVEEAELLRVLRRRRRVMEDNWEPNAPTEAFKLET; the protein is encoded by the exons ATGTGGAGGGCTGTGTCATTTCGTTCAGAAGGGAGTAAGAACATCGTCACCAGGATGTGGATGCTGGATGAGGAGAGTGTGATTGTCG AGTCTGACGGAGCGGGCGAGTTTTCCTCCGAAGATGAAGGAGACATTCAG AGTGCGATCCTGGAAATGCAGAGGGAGGAAGCCAATCAGAGGCTGAGGGAATTAGAGGAAG CCTCCAGTCAGCTCTTGAGAGAGATCGATATGCTGGAGATCCAGTTTCAGATCGAGCGCTCCTGCAGGGAGAGCGCGGAGGCGCTGGCCGTCAAA ATGAGCAAAGAGAACAGGGTCCTGAAGAGGGCGAGCCGCGCCCTGATGCCGCTCATCCCCGAGCTGTCCGAAGACCCCgcggctctgacctctgacaccgAGACGGAGCCAGCGGTTAATTGCGAGACGCTCAACGGCTCCGAGGAGAGCGGCGACGACgatgagcagctgctgctgagtcaGGCCAAGATCGCCG AGCTGCAAACAATTGTAGATGGCCTGCTAACTgacaagctgctgctggagcaacaAATAGAGAATCTGACCAAAGAAGGGGTCGAACtcagacagcag CTAGTCCTTCAggtggaagagaaagaggccataATGACTGAGATGaacaaacagagcaggaacatgAGTAAAATTAAACGAG TTTCCCAGCTCGTCACACAGGAGTTCACCGAGATGTCTCAGGAGCTGGAGCTTCAGAGGGGCCTCAGGCAGCACGCCGAAGACGTCGCCCACCAG CTGATGCACAAGGCCACCCAGGAGCAGGGCTCAGACGTGGACCTGGAGCTGCGGCGGGCGCTGGAGCAGGTCTCGATTATCGGCACGGCCCTCCGCGATATACAGCGCCATTATCAGGACCAG CAGGGGACGCCATCCCGGTGTGGACGAGACGAGAATGGCGTCCTGTCTGAGGTACAGAGCCTGAAAGACCAGCTGGAGACGTGCGAGGAGCAAAGGGAAGACTTGGAAAGGCAGTTGGCTCAGGCCAACATGGCTGTCACACAGCTTCAGGGAGAAG TGAGAGAGCTGCAAGACAAAGTGAATGAGGGGGACAAAGATGACGAGCCCGGGAACAGATccgtgcccctccccccacccccacctcctccacctccagccacTACTGTCACCAA CTCTGTTCCTGTCCTGAGGAAGAAAGCCAGGAAAGCCGAGCCACACA ATCCCTCAGCGCCTGACACCAGGGCAAACGCAGTGGAAGAAATGATggagagaatcaagaaaagcaTCGTCTTGAAGCCCGTCTGCAGAAAACAG GATGACGACAGCTCCTGGACG GACCAGGGAGGCGAAAACAGGAAATCGGCCATCATGGAGCTGAAGGGAATGCTG GACAAGATGAAACACCAGCCCCTCCGAAGAGAGGCGACGAGGAGGGGAACGGTCCGGAAtgtggaggaggcggagctcctGCGGGTTcttcggaggaggaggagagttaTGGAAGACAATTGGGAGCCGAACGCCCCGACGG AAGCCTTTAAGCTGGAAACATGA
- the shtn2 gene encoding shootin-1 isoform X3 — translation MWRAVSFRSEGSKNIVTRMWMLDEESVIVESDGAGEFSSEDEGDIQSAILEMQREEANQRLRELEEASSQLLREIDMLEIQFQIERSCRESAEALAVKMSKENRVLKRASRALMPLIPELSEDPAALTSDTETEPAVNCETLNGSEESGDDDEQLLLSQAKIAELQTIVDGLLTDKLLLEQQIENLTKEGVELRQQLVLQVEEKEAIMTEMNKQSRNMSKIKRVSQLVTQEFTEMSQELELQRGLRQHAEDVAHQLMHKATQEQGSDVDLELRRALEQVSIIGTALRDIQRHYQDQQGTPSRCGRDENGVLSEVQSLKDQLETCEEQREDLERQLAQANMAVTQLQGEVRELQDKVNEGDKDDEPGNRSVPLPPPPPPPPPATTVTNSVPVLRKKARKAEPHTPDTRANAVEEMMERIKKSIVLKPVCRKQDDDSSWTDQGGENRKSAIMELKGMLDKMKHQPLRREATRRGTVRNVEEAELLRVLRRRRRVMEDNWEPNAPTEGSELEPVGSLARAGESSSTPVLRRLRQNREKRNSRLRASALIISQAD, via the exons ATGTGGAGGGCTGTGTCATTTCGTTCAGAAGGGAGTAAGAACATCGTCACCAGGATGTGGATGCTGGATGAGGAGAGTGTGATTGTCG AGTCTGACGGAGCGGGCGAGTTTTCCTCCGAAGATGAAGGAGACATTCAG AGTGCGATCCTGGAAATGCAGAGGGAGGAAGCCAATCAGAGGCTGAGGGAATTAGAGGAAG CCTCCAGTCAGCTCTTGAGAGAGATCGATATGCTGGAGATCCAGTTTCAGATCGAGCGCTCCTGCAGGGAGAGCGCGGAGGCGCTGGCCGTCAAA ATGAGCAAAGAGAACAGGGTCCTGAAGAGGGCGAGCCGCGCCCTGATGCCGCTCATCCCCGAGCTGTCCGAAGACCCCgcggctctgacctctgacaccgAGACGGAGCCAGCGGTTAATTGCGAGACGCTCAACGGCTCCGAGGAGAGCGGCGACGACgatgagcagctgctgctgagtcaGGCCAAGATCGCCG AGCTGCAAACAATTGTAGATGGCCTGCTAACTgacaagctgctgctggagcaacaAATAGAGAATCTGACCAAAGAAGGGGTCGAACtcagacagcag CTAGTCCTTCAggtggaagagaaagaggccataATGACTGAGATGaacaaacagagcaggaacatgAGTAAAATTAAACGAG TTTCCCAGCTCGTCACACAGGAGTTCACCGAGATGTCTCAGGAGCTGGAGCTTCAGAGGGGCCTCAGGCAGCACGCCGAAGACGTCGCCCACCAG CTGATGCACAAGGCCACCCAGGAGCAGGGCTCAGACGTGGACCTGGAGCTGCGGCGGGCGCTGGAGCAGGTCTCGATTATCGGCACGGCCCTCCGCGATATACAGCGCCATTATCAGGACCAG CAGGGGACGCCATCCCGGTGTGGACGAGACGAGAATGGCGTCCTGTCTGAGGTACAGAGCCTGAAAGACCAGCTGGAGACGTGCGAGGAGCAAAGGGAAGACTTGGAAAGGCAGTTGGCTCAGGCCAACATGGCTGTCACACAGCTTCAGGGAGAAG TGAGAGAGCTGCAAGACAAAGTGAATGAGGGGGACAAAGATGACGAGCCCGGGAACAGATccgtgcccctccccccacccccacctcctccacctccagccacTACTGTCACCAA CTCTGTTCCTGTCCTGAGGAAGAAAGCCAGGAAAGCCGAGCCACACA CGCCTGACACCAGGGCAAACGCAGTGGAAGAAATGATggagagaatcaagaaaagcaTCGTCTTGAAGCCCGTCTGCAGAAAACAG GATGACGACAGCTCCTGGACG GACCAGGGAGGCGAAAACAGGAAATCGGCCATCATGGAGCTGAAGGGAATGCTG GACAAGATGAAACACCAGCCCCTCCGAAGAGAGGCGACGAGGAGGGGAACGGTCCGGAAtgtggaggaggcggagctcctGCGGGTTcttcggaggaggaggagagttaTGGAAGACAATTGGGAGCCGAACGCCCCGACGG AGGGTTCAGAGTTGGAGCCAGTGGGAAGTTTGGCGCGGGCGGGcgagagcagcagcaccccTGTGCTCCGGAGGCTGAGGCAGAACAGGGAGAAAAGGAACTCCCGCCTCCGAGCGTCGGCGCTGATCATCAGTCAGGCCGACTGA